A single window of Salvia splendens isolate huo1 chromosome 8, SspV2, whole genome shotgun sequence DNA harbors:
- the LOC121743694 gene encoding protein FANTASTIC FOUR 1-like has product MAACGGIEQIFEKPLPESQNFLEALSPWKHIKGLKSNTELFGELHFKETHSSSSSVGDIKRGRGGYYPPSGRGKHNQSFSSDSLSLCTEGLGFESFDDVEETSKHGEFCCREVREHRDGERSVARDLEKQRGESARASRAAFPPPISCIGRSGKPWVWFKSYREDGRFILKEIRIPTQEFLHACREDGRLQLRFVQSDDEDEAVGEEDELEAEVVDDQDEL; this is encoded by the coding sequence ATGGCAGCCTGCGGCGGCATAGAGCAAATCTTCGAGAAGCCATTGCCGGAATCTCAGAACTTTCTAGAAGCCCTTTCGCCGTGGAAACACATCAAAGGCTTGAAGTCCAACACTGAGTTATTCGGTGAATTGCATTTCAAGGAAACTCATTCTTCGTCTTCATCGGTTGGAGATATCAAGAGAGGGAGGGGCGGTTACTACCCTCCCTCTGGTCGGGGGAAGCACAATCAGAGCTTCTCCTCCGACAGCCTCTCCCTGTGCACGGAGGGGCTAGGGTTCGAGAGCTTCGACGATGTGGAGGAGACTTCGAAGCACGGGGAATTCTGTTGTAGAGAGGTGCGGGAGCACAGGGATGGGGAGAGGAGCGTGGCAAGGGATTTGGAGAAACAACGGGGAGAGTCGGCTAGGGCGAGTAGGGCGGCGTTTCCGCCGCCGATCTCGTGCATCGGGAGGAGCGGGAAGCCGTGGGTGTGGTTCAAGTCGTATAGGGAGGATGGGAGGTTTATTCTCAAAGAGATTCGGATTCCCACGCAGGAATTCTTGCATGCATGCCGCGAAGACGGCCGCCTCCAGCTGCGGTTCGTGCAGTCTGACGACGAGGACGAGGCTGTCGGAGAAGAGGACGAGCTCGAGGCGGAGGTCGTTGACGATCAAGACGAATTGTAG
- the LOC121744619 gene encoding uncharacterized protein LOC121744619 gives MEVQESLLDTLFDEEILEDGQDVEMVVVEKGEFIEPIQGTRAIQGTRAGESSNVHDIQENQEFNRQSSKQKKKKKKNKHKRGGSAGPNVDVVQACGGQKTSDGSRFRRGGGALWNIIKALFLGLLQSHSHIIAIMSPSYVFLTRFKQQKQEPAVQHSETPSTTAPLAGSQKEGNPSDNLELARHDQSQHEARQKSASVHERIRMPVIYDDYLLGREDSVDKEKLITPEIGQTLPRLAKVLSIPLS, from the exons ATGGAAGTACAAGAGAGCTTGCTTGACACACTTTTTGATGAGGAAATTCTTGAAGATGGCCAAGATGTTGAAATGGTTGTTGTAGAAAAGGGTGAGTTCATTGAACCGATTCAAGGGACTAGAGCGATTCAAGGGACTAGAGCAGGAGAAAGTTCTAATGTTCATGATAttcaagaaaatcaagaatTTAACAGGCAGAGTTCAaaacagaagaagaagaaaaagaaaaacaagcaCAAGAGAGGTGGCAGTGCAGGTCCAAAT GTTGATGTGGTCCAAGCTTGTGGAGGTCAGAAGACCTCAGATGGCAGCCGATTCCGGAGAGGTGGTGGTGCATTATGGAATATAATCAAAGCAC TTTTCCTAGGTTTGCTTCAGTCTCATAGTCACATCATAGCCATCATGTCACCTTCATACGTCTTTTTG ACACGATTCAAGCAGCAGAAGCAAGAACCAGCTGTGCAACACAGTGAAACTCCCTCCACAACCGCGCCTCTCGCTGGCAGTCAGAAAGAGGGTAATCCATCTGATAATTTGGAGCTTGCACGTCATGATCAAAGCCAGCACGAAGCCAGACAGAAAAGTGCATCTGTTCATGAACGAATACGAATGCCAGTTATATACGATGATTATCTGCTCGGTAGAGAGGATTCCGTAGATAAG GAGAAGCTGATTACTCCTGAGATTGGCCAAACATTGCCTAGGCTTGCAAAGGTTTTAAGCATTCCACTCTCTTGA
- the LOC121744620 gene encoding peroxidase 60-like gives MSSPSLSLIVIAAIVSAALCGQSRGATPPLQVGFYKGKCASADVEAIVGGVVKAWYDYKDKTIAAGLLRLQFHDCFVNGCDASLLLDGGNTTEKAAIPNRSVRGYELIDAAKAVVEAVCRGVVSCADIIVMATRDAVALSGGGRYIVETGRRDGTISLLKNVDLPSPSVSVSDSIKAFAKKGLNATDMIYLLGGHTVGVTHCSLIQDRLYNFRGTQKPDPNMEAALLTALRTRCPQNAKVDNEVNLDQNPLSSMVVDNSYYKQIVKKRGILQIDQDLALDPLSKTSVEAIASGFNFNEKFGQAMIKLGGVQVLTGTQGQIRRSCRAVNKS, from the exons atgtcgAGCCCGAGCTTAAGCTTGATTGTAATAGCAGCCATAGTCTCGGCCGCCTTGTGCGGCCAGAGTCGAGGCGCCACGCCCCCTCTTCAAGTGGGGTTCTACAAAGGGAAGTGCGCCTCGGCCGACGTCGAGGCCATCGTTGGCGGCGTCGTGAAAGCCTGGTATGACTATAAAGATAAAACCATTGCGGCCGGGCTTCTACGCCTGCAGTTTCACGACTGCTTTGTCAAT GGATGCGATGCTTCACTTTTATTGGATGGGGGAAATACTACTGAGAAAGCGGCAATCCCCAATCGGAGTGTCCGAGGCTACGAACTCATCGACGCGGCAAAAGCTGTGGTCGAGGCCGTATGCCGCGGCGTCGTCTCGTGTGCTGACATCATCGTCATGGCAACACGAGATGCGGTTGCCCTG AGTGGAGGAGGACGATACATCGTCGAGACGGGAAGGAGGGACGGGACGATATCCCTACTCAAGAATGTGGATCTCCCATCTCCCTCAGTGTCAGTCTCCGATTCCATCAAAGCATTTGCAAAGAAAGGACTCAATGCCACAGATATGATCTATCTTCTTG GAGGTCACACCGTTGGTGTTACTCACTGCTCCCTCATCCAGGACCGCCTCTACAACTTCCGAGGCACACAGAAGCCCGACCCAAACATGGAGGCGGCGCTTCTGACGGCACTGAGGACACGGTGCCCTCAGAATGCTAAGGTCGACAACGAAGTGAACCTCGACCAGAACCCCTTGAGCTCAATGGTTGTTGACAACTCCTACTACAAGCAAATagtgaagaagagagggatTCTGCAGATCGATCAAGACTTGGCCCTTGATCCACTTTCAAAAACAAGCGTCGAAGCCATTGCTAGCGGGTTCAACTTCAACGAGAAATTCGGCCAAGCCATGATCAAATTGGGCGGCGTTCAAGTCCTCACCGGCACACAGGGCCAGATCAGGCGCTCCTGCCGCGCAGTCAACAAGAGCTAG